CTCGTCGCGCGAGTAGCCCGCCAGCACCTCCGGGAGCCGGTGGCCGTGCCGGGCCGCCGCGTCGACCAGGCCCCGAGTGACCAGGGCCGCTTCCTGGTGCAGGCCGTACCGCGCCAACCCCGCCACGATCACGGCGTTGTCGTGCGGCCAGATGCTGCCCCGGTGATAGCTGAGCGGGTGGTAGGGTGCCTGCCCCGACGCCAGGGTGCGCACGCCCCACCCGGAGAAGAAGTCCGGCCGCACCAGCCGGCGGCCGACCGCCGCCCCCAGCTCGGCGTCGAGCAGCCCGGACCACAGGAGGTGCCCGGCGTTGGAGGCGAGCACGTCGACTTGTCGCCCTTCGCCGTCCAGCGCCAGCGCGGGGAACCCGCCCTCGGCCGCGACGGGGAAGTCCCGGTGGAAGTCCGCGCGCAGGCGCTCGGCGACACCTTCCAGTCGGTGCGCGTAGGCCGGGTCGCCCCACACCCGCTCGGCCAGGTCTGCTGTGCGGCGTAGCGCGTCGAACGCGTACCCCTGCGCCTCGCACACCGCGATCGGCCCGTCCGCCTGCCTGCCGTCGGGGAAGCAGATCGCGCCCGCCGAGTCCTTCCAGCACTGGTTGACCAGCCCCGACGGGTCGGGCGTGTAGACCAGGTAGCCGTGCTCCTCCAGGCCGCCGTCGCCCAGCAGCCAGTCCACGGCCGCGCGGGCGTTGGGTTCCAGCGCCTCCGCGATCGACCGGTCGCCGGTGGCCTCGGTGTAGGCGTGCAGCAGCACAAGGAACAGCGGGGTGGCGTCCACCGCGCCGTAGTAGCGGCCGTAGGGGACCTGGCGGAAGTGGGCCAGTTCGCCGTGCCGCACCTCGTGCACGATCTTGCCCGGCTGCTCGATCCGCGCGGGGTCGTACCCGCTCCCCTGCACGGCGGCGAGCGCGGGGAGCACGGCGGCGGCCGGCCCCGATCGGAACGGCAGCGTGAACAGCGAGGTCAGCAGCGAGTCCCGACCGAACAGGGTCAGGAACCAGGGCACGCCCGCGCCGGGGACCAGCAGCGGCTCGCCGCCGGGGCCGGTCGCGGGCACCCGCAGGTCGACGAGGTCGGCCAGCCCCTGCTCGCAGGCCCGGACGAGGTCGGCGGAATCGGCGAGATCGGCGGGAACGGCGGGAACGGTGAAGTCGGCGCGGTCCCGGGGGCGCGGTTCGGCGAACATGAACGCCTCGGTCTCGGCGGTCACCTCCCGCGTTACGGCGGAGGGCGGGATGACCGGTGCGCCTTCGCCTTCTCCGGTGGCTCCGCCGCCGGACGGCAGCGCGCGCACGTTGAGCGTAAGCGCGGCCGAACCGTGCGCGGGCAGGTGCAGGGTCCACTCGGCGGTGCAGTGCCGTGAACCGGTCGCGGCCTCGTCCGGAGATGCGGCCGCGTCCGGGGACGTGTCCGCGTCCGGGGGCGCGGCCTCGCCCGGGACCGTGATCTCGTCGGGGGCCGGGTCCGCGGCCACGACGGTCCTGGCGAGCCAGTCGTCGCCGCGGCGGTAGGTGAACGCGAAACCGTCCGCCGTGGCCTCGCGGCTGCGCCGGGCGCCGGGCTTGGCGTAGCGGCGGTCGTCGGCGCGCAGCTCGAACTGGTCGGCGAAGTCGGCGTCCACCAGGTAGCGGACGCGCACGGTGCGGGGCGCGTCCCCGTGGTTGACGACGCGCACCCGCTCGGCGAGCCCGAAGGCGCCCACCGCCTGGTCGCGCATGACCACGTGGGCGGGCGGCTCGTCGCGGGTGCCCGGAGGCACCAGCACGCCCTGCGTCAACGGGGTGAGTTCGGCGCCGTCCACCTCGATCCGCCACAGGCTCAGGTGGCGGGCGTCGCGCGCGAAGAGGCCGTCGGGCGCGGCGCCGCCGGTGCCGTGGACGTCGCCGTTCCCGTCCACCGCGGCGAACACGCCCCGGCGGACCAGTACCCGTCGATCCGTCATCAGGTCTCCTTGCCGCCGAGTCGACATCTCGTGTGTATCCGGTGGAGGGGGAGGAAGGCCGGTCAGCGGCTCTCGCCTTCGGCGAGCAGGTCGAGGGTCGTGGCGGCGGTCCAGCTGAAGTCGCGGGAGCCGTGGCCTTCGCCGCTGTGGGGGTCGACGTACTCGGCGAAGCCCGTGCGCGCGGCCGAGGCGAGCATGGACGCGCGCAGCGCCGCGGCCTGCCCGACCGCGCCGTGTCGGATCAGCCCCCGGTGGACCAGCCAGGACACGTTGAACCAGCCGGGCCCGCGCCAGTACCGGCCCGGCTCGAAGGCGTGCCCGGTGAGGTCGTAGCTGGGCACCAGGTGCACCCGGCCGACCCGGAACCGCTCGCCGAGGGCGGTGCGCAGCAGCTCACCGGCCACCGGCAGCCCCGGCACGGCCAGCGGCACCAGCCCGGCGGCGCCGTACTCGCGGATCGGTTCGCCGTTGATCAGGTCGCGGCACAGGAAGAGCCCCGCGTCCGGGTCGTAGAGCGTGCCGACCATGGCGGCGGTGAGTTCGGCCGCGCGCGCCTCGTGCGGCTCGGGATCGAGGTCGAGGACCTCGGCGATCCGGGCCAGGGCGTGTTCGGACAGGACCAGCAGCGCGTTGAACGAGGGGTCCTCGACCGCGAACGCGAACGGCGTCGCGCCGTCGTCGTAGTCGTGGTCCCGGTAGTCGGCGGCGAGCCGGACGTACCTGCCGTAGTCGAGGTCGGTGGGCCGGTCTCCCACGTCGGCGTGGTCGAGGTCGCGCCGCTGGAAGGTGCCCGCCGGGGCGGGGACGACCCGCGCGAGCGGGGCGTCCCAGGCCGGACTGTTGTCCATGCCCGACTCCCACGGGTGCACGATCGCGGCCAGACCGCGGCCGCCGAGGCCGCGCCGCTTGGACAGGTAGCGGTGCCAGGCGGCGAGGCGCGGGTGGACGCGGGCCAGGAAGCCGCGCCGTTCCGATTCCTCGGGGTCGGCGAGGTGGGTCTCCCACGCGGCCAGCGCGTGCACGGGCGGCTGGACGATGCCCGAGGTCGGCACGCCGGCGGGGGCGCCGGCGCCGGAGTCGCCGGACCGCCAGAACTCGGGGCCGGGGAAGTACGCGCCGTGCGGGGTGGCCTGGTGGAACGCGATGTGCGGCAACCGCCCGTCGGCCCACTGCGCGCCCAGCATCGACTCCAGTTCCCGCTGCGCCCGGTACGGCGAGACGTGCCGCAGGCCCAGCGCGATGAACGCGGAGTCCCAGCTCCACTGGTGCGGGTAGAGGGTGCGCGAGGGCAGGGTCGAGCTCCCGGTCCAGTTGCCCAGGAGGACCCGCGTCGCGTCCCGGCGCAGCCGCTCGACGTCGACAGTGGTGTCGACAGTGGTGTCGACGGCGGTGTCGACGACGCCGTCGACGGCGGACCCGGCGAGTCCGGTGGCCCCGGAGGTCTCGGGGGGACCCGCGGTCCCGGCGGCCCCGGTCCGGGCGGGCTCGGCGGGCACCGCTCCCACGGCCCCGCCGACCTCGGCGGCCTCGGTGAGGGTCGGGTCGGGGGTCATGCGGCGACCTTGCGGAGGAAGGCCGGGATCCCGCTGACGGCGGTGGTCGGGTCTCCGCTCAGGCGGCACTCCACGGCCAGGTGGCCGCCGTAGCCGATGGCGTCGAGCGCGGCGAGGAACACCGGCCAGTCGATGTGGCCCGCGCCGGGCTGGAACCGGTTGGAGTCGCTGACCTGCACGTGCCCGATGAGGGGCGCGGCGGCGAGCACCGCTGCGGCGGGGTCGGCCTCCTCGATGTTCATGTGGTAGCTGTCGATGCCGATCCGCACGCCGCTCGAACCGGCCGCGCGGATCAGGTCGGCGGCCTGGTCGAGACGGTTGACCATGTGGTCCTCGTAGCGGTTGAGCGGCTCCAGGAGCAGCACGGAGCCCTCCCGCTCGGCGTGCTCGCCCAGTTCGGCGAGGCCCGCGAGCAGGACGTCGCGGTCCTCGGCCTCGCTGCGCGGCGGCTCGAACGGGGGCAGCCGCCGGGAGAACATCCCGTAGGAGGCCGGGGTCTGCGCGCCCACGCCGCCGATCTCGGCGATGACGGACAACTGGGACTTCATCTGCTCGATCGCGTCGCGGCGCAGGTCGGGGTCGAAGGCCCCGAAGAAGTGCGGCATCTCGACGCACACGGTGGCCATCACGACGCCGTCGCGCCGGGCGCGGTGCAGCTCGGGCAGGCGGTCGCGGAACGCGAAGTCGCCCTTGCCGCGCAGTTCGATGGCGTCGTAGCCAGCGGCGACGGCGAACTCCCATTTCCGCTGGAGGGTGTCCCCGGGCAGCAGCTGCTCCTGGCAGGCGATGCGGGGCGCGGTGTCGGCGGTGGCCATGGTGATCAGAACTCCAAAACGATCTGCAGCGCGTCTTCGGGCCGCTCATCGAGCAGTTGGTAGGCCGAACCGGCCTCGGCGACCGGCATCTGGTGGCTGACGAGGGACTTCGTCTCGACCCGCCCGGTCGCGACGAGGTCGAGGAAGGTCTGCTGGAGGCGGTCCACGGTCCAGCGGCCCCCGAGCCTGGACGGGACCCCGCCGATCTGGGAGGAGACGAGTTCGACCCGGTTGTGGTGGAACTCCTCGCCGAGGCGCAGGCCCGCGCCGTCGCCCTGGTAGAAGCCGGAGGCGACCACGCGGCCGCCCACGGCGGTCGAGCGCAGCGCCTCGTGCAGGGCGGGGTAGGCGCCGCTGATCTCGATGGCGGTGTCGGCGCCGGCTCCCCCGGTGCACGCGCGGACGCGCTCGGCGACGTCGTCGGTGCGCGCGTTGAGGACGACCGCGGCCCCGAACCGGGAGGCCGCGTCGAGGCGGGCGTCCAGCGCGTCGACGGCGACGACCCGTGCGCCGCTGAGTTCGGCCATGCGGGTGGCGAGCAGGCCGATGACGCCCTGGCCGAAGACCGCGACGGTCTCGCCGAGGTTGATGTCGGCGGCGAGGACCGCGTTCAGGGCGATCGCGCCGACGCGCGCGAACACGCCGGAGAGCGGGTCGAGCCCGCCGGGCAGCCGGTGGTCGGTCATCCGCGCGGCGGGGACGGTCCCCTCGCTGCGGTGCCCCCAGATGCCCCACACCGGGTCGCCGACCTCGGGGACGCCGGGGCCGCCCGCGACGTCGGGCGCGACCTCGACGACGTCGCCGACCTCGGAGTAGCCCCAGCCGACGACCGGGTACTCCAGGCCGGCGCCGCCCTCGCCGAACAGCCGCGACTCCGGGTTCCACGCCCGCGTGAGGTAGGGGTTGGTGCCCCGGTAGGCCGTGAGTTCGGTGCCGGCGGAGATGCCCGAGTAGCGCGTGCGCACCCGGAGGTGCCCGGCCGGCAGCGGGGCGCTCTCGTACTCGGCGACCTCGACCTGACGCGGTCCGATGAACTGGACGACTCGTTCCAACAGGGGCTCCCGGGGGTGGACCCGCTCCGGGGTCCGATGCCTGGCGCCGGACCGTGAGCGGCGATCAAAACAGTAAAGGTTCGGTTGGATCTATCTCTATCTTAGGTATTGTCAGCACGCAAAAGTAGTGCTGTGATGAGGCACACCGGCAAGGATTTCGGGCAAACCGCCCGTATTCCGTATCCCGTCCTCGCCGGACCAGCACACCCGCATGTGAAAGGCAGACGATGCGTAGGTCTCGCCGGTTGGCGGCGCTCGTCGCGTCCGCCGCCGCCACGGGCATGGCGCTCAGCGCGTGCTCGACGCAGCCGGCCCAGGACGACGGCACGACGATCACGGTGTGGAGCCTGGAGAACCTCACCGAGAGGACCGCGGCCACACAGCGGATCATCGACGGCTTCACCGAGGAGACCGGCATCGAGGTCGAGCTCGTCGGGGTCGACGAGAACCAGCTCGGCCAACTGATCATGTCCTCGGCCGCCGCGGGCACCCTCCCCGACGTCATCGGGGCGGTTCCGCTGTCGTCGGTGCGCCAGATGGCCTCCAACGACCTCCTCAACACCGAGGCCGCCACGCGGATCGTCGCCGACCTCGACCCCGGCACCTTCAACGAGCGCGCCCTCGAACTCACCGGCGACGGCGACGCCCGGCTCGCCGTGCCCTCCGACGCCTGGACGCAGCTGCTGGTCTACCGCACGGACCTGTTCGAGGAGGCCGGGCTGGCGCCGCCCACCACCTACGCCGACATCGAGAAGGCCGCCGCGGCCCTCGACGCGCCCGGCATGGACGGGATCTCGCTGGCCACCGACCCCGGCGACGCCTTCACCCAGCAGAGCTTCGAGTACGTCGCCCTGGCCAACGGCTGCGACCTCGTGGCCCCCTCCGACGGGGTCGCGCTGGACTCCCCGGAGTGCCGGCGCGCCTTCTCCTTCTACGGCGACCTGGTCACGCAGTACTCGGCCAGCGGCGCGCAGACGGTGGACTCCACCCGCGCGACCTACTTCGCCGGGAGATCCGCGATGATCGTGTGGTCGTCGTTCCTGCTCGACGAGCTGGCCGGCCTGCGAGCCGACGCGCTGCCGAGCTGCCCCCGCTGCCAGGACGACCCGCGGTGGCTGGCCGACAACAGCGGCGTCGTCGCCGCCGTCCAGGGCCCCGACGGAGCCGCCCCCGCCCAGTTCGGCGAGGTCACCTCCTGGGCCGTCACCACGACCGCCCACGAGGAGTCCTCGCGCGCGTTCGTCGAGCACATGCTGGGCGAGGGCTACGCGGACTGGTTCGGCATGGCCCCCGAAGGCAAGTTCCCCGCCCGCAACGGCACGCCCGAGGACCCCGACCGGTTCCAGCGCGCCTGGGACGAGAGCGAGGCCGGGGTCGACACCAGGGCGCCGCTGTCCGAGGTCTTCCCCCAGGAGGTCCTCGACCAGCAGCGCAACGGCCTGACCCGCATGCGGCGCTGGGGCATCACCGAAGGCCGGGGCGCGTTGATCGGCGCCACCATGGGCGAACTCCCCGTGCCGCGGGCGATCAGCGCCATGGCCGGCGGCCAGATCAGCGCGGACGAGGCCGCCGAGCAGGCCCACGAAGACGTCACGGCCATCCAGACGTCGCTCCAGTGACCGGCCGCGCGCAACCGGCCGGTACGCCATGATCCGAGGTGCACACATGACGACTCGACTCACCGAGCCGCCCGCTCGGTCGGACTCCGGATCCGCGCCGAAGGGCGGGGAACAGCGCCGAAAACGCGGCACCGCCGCGGCCCAGGAGAACCGGGCGGGGCTCGCCTTCGTCTCCCCCACGCTCATCGTGGTGCTGGTGGTCGTCGTGCTGCCCATCGCGTGGACGGTGCTGCTGGCCTTCCAGCGCGCACGCCTGGTCGACATCCAGACCCAGGGACTGCTGGGCAACTGGACGCTGCGCAACTTCGAGCAGGTCTTCGCCTCGCCCGGGTTCTGGTCGTCGCTGTGGACCACCCTGCTCTACACGGCCGGCTCCACCTTCGGCTCGATCGCGCTCGGCCTCGTCGCCGCGCTCGCGCTGCGCCGCCCGTTCCGCGGCCGCGCCGCGCTGCGCGGCTCGATGCTGCTGCCCTACGTCGCCCCGGTGGTGGCCGTGACGTTCGTCTGGGAGGTCATGCTCAGCCCCCAGTACGGGATCGTCAACGAGTGGGGGACCGGGGTGCTCGGCTGGGACGGCCCCGTCGCCTTCCTCAGCCAGCGCAACACCGACGTCACCGTCCTCGGCGTCGAACTGCCCGTCCCGGTCGCGCTGCTGACCGTGATCGCGTTCGAGATCTGGCGCTACTTCCCCTTCGCCTTCCTCTTCCTGCTCGCCCGGCTGCAGGCCGTGCCGTCGGGGCTGGAGGAGGCGGCGAGGATCGACGGCGCGAGCCCGCTGCAGAACTTCCGGCACATCCTGCTGCCGCAGTTGATGCCGGTGATCTCGCTGCTCGCGGTGCTGCGCCTGATCATGACGTTCAACAAGTTCGACGACGTCTACCTGCTCACCGGCGGCGGCGCCGGTACCGACGTGGTCGCCGTCCGGGTCTACGAGTTCCTGACCGCCCGCTTCGACGTCGGGGCCGCGGCGGCGCAGGCGCTCGTCCTCGCGGCGGTGCTCGCCGTGCTGCTCGGCGTCTACTTCACGTTCTTCGCCAGGAAGACGCAGGAGGAGGCACAGTGACCCGCGCCCAGTTCGAGATCAGGCTCTTCGCGGTCCTGCGGTGGGTGGTGATCGCCTTCCTCGCGGTGATCACGCTCTTCCCCTTCTACTACATGCTGGTGCTGT
This sequence is a window from Spinactinospora alkalitolerans. Protein-coding genes within it:
- a CDS encoding MGH1-like glycoside hydrolase domain-containing protein, whose amino-acid sequence is MTPDPTLTEAAEVGGAVGAVPAEPARTGAAGTAGPPETSGATGLAGSAVDGVVDTAVDTTVDTTVDVERLRRDATRVLLGNWTGSSTLPSRTLYPHQWSWDSAFIALGLRHVSPYRAQRELESMLGAQWADGRLPHIAFHQATPHGAYFPGPEFWRSGDSGAGAPAGVPTSGIVQPPVHALAAWETHLADPEESERRGFLARVHPRLAAWHRYLSKRRGLGGRGLAAIVHPWESGMDNSPAWDAPLARVVPAPAGTFQRRDLDHADVGDRPTDLDYGRYVRLAADYRDHDYDDGATPFAFAVEDPSFNALLVLSEHALARIAEVLDLDPEPHEARAAELTAAMVGTLYDPDAGLFLCRDLINGEPIREYGAAGLVPLAVPGLPVAGELLRTALGERFRVGRVHLVPSYDLTGHAFEPGRYWRGPGWFNVSWLVHRGLIRHGAVGQAAALRASMLASAARTGFAEYVDPHSGEGHGSRDFSWTAATTLDLLAEGESR
- a CDS encoding sugar phosphate isomerase/epimerase family protein, whose amino-acid sequence is MATADTAPRIACQEQLLPGDTLQRKWEFAVAAGYDAIELRGKGDFAFRDRLPELHRARRDGVVMATVCVEMPHFFGAFDPDLRRDAIEQMKSQLSVIAEIGGVGAQTPASYGMFSRRLPPFEPPRSEAEDRDVLLAGLAELGEHAEREGSVLLLEPLNRYEDHMVNRLDQAADLIRAAGSSGVRIGIDSYHMNIEEADPAAAVLAAAPLIGHVQVSDSNRFQPGAGHIDWPVFLAALDAIGYGGHLAVECRLSGDPTTAVSGIPAFLRKVAA
- a CDS encoding carbohydrate ABC transporter permease, whose protein sequence is MTTRLTEPPARSDSGSAPKGGEQRRKRGTAAAQENRAGLAFVSPTLIVVLVVVVLPIAWTVLLAFQRARLVDIQTQGLLGNWTLRNFEQVFASPGFWSSLWTTLLYTAGSTFGSIALGLVAALALRRPFRGRAALRGSMLLPYVAPVVAVTFVWEVMLSPQYGIVNEWGTGVLGWDGPVAFLSQRNTDVTVLGVELPVPVALLTVIAFEIWRYFPFAFLFLLARLQAVPSGLEEAARIDGASPLQNFRHILLPQLMPVISLLAVLRLIMTFNKFDDVYLLTGGGAGTDVVAVRVYEFLTARFDVGAAAAQALVLAAVLAVLLGVYFTFFARKTQEEAQ
- a CDS encoding zinc-dependent alcohol dehydrogenase, which gives rise to MERVVQFIGPRQVEVAEYESAPLPAGHLRVRTRYSGISAGTELTAYRGTNPYLTRAWNPESRLFGEGGAGLEYPVVGWGYSEVGDVVEVAPDVAGGPGVPEVGDPVWGIWGHRSEGTVPAARMTDHRLPGGLDPLSGVFARVGAIALNAVLAADINLGETVAVFGQGVIGLLATRMAELSGARVVAVDALDARLDAASRFGAAVVLNARTDDVAERVRACTGGAGADTAIEISGAYPALHEALRSTAVGGRVVASGFYQGDGAGLRLGEEFHHNRVELVSSQIGGVPSRLGGRWTVDRLQQTFLDLVATGRVETKSLVSHQMPVAEAGSAYQLLDERPEDALQIVLEF
- a CDS encoding amylo-alpha-1,6-glucosidase, with product MTDRRVLVRRGVFAAVDGNGDVHGTGGAAPDGLFARDARHLSLWRIEVDGAELTPLTQGVLVPPGTRDEPPAHVVMRDQAVGAFGLAERVRVVNHGDAPRTVRVRYLVDADFADQFELRADDRRYAKPGARRSREATADGFAFTYRRGDDWLARTVVAADPAPDEITVPGEAAPPDADTSPDAAASPDEAATGSRHCTAEWTLHLPAHGSAALTLNVRALPSGGGATGEGEGAPVIPPSAVTREVTAETEAFMFAEPRPRDRADFTVPAVPADLADSADLVRACEQGLADLVDLRVPATGPGGEPLLVPGAGVPWFLTLFGRDSLLTSLFTLPFRSGPAAAVLPALAAVQGSGYDPARIEQPGKIVHEVRHGELAHFRQVPYGRYYGAVDATPLFLVLLHAYTEATGDRSIAEALEPNARAAVDWLLGDGGLEEHGYLVYTPDPSGLVNQCWKDSAGAICFPDGRQADGPIAVCEAQGYAFDALRRTADLAERVWGDPAYAHRLEGVAERLRADFHRDFPVAAEGGFPALALDGEGRQVDVLASNAGHLLWSGLLDAELGAAVGRRLVRPDFFSGWGVRTLASGQAPYHPLSYHRGSIWPHDNAVIVAGLARYGLHQEAALVTRGLVDAAARHGHRLPEVLAGYSRDEHPTPVPYPHACSPQAWSTTTPLALLTAMGG
- a CDS encoding ABC transporter substrate-binding protein, producing MRRSRRLAALVASAAATGMALSACSTQPAQDDGTTITVWSLENLTERTAATQRIIDGFTEETGIEVELVGVDENQLGQLIMSSAAAGTLPDVIGAVPLSSVRQMASNDLLNTEAATRIVADLDPGTFNERALELTGDGDARLAVPSDAWTQLLVYRTDLFEEAGLAPPTTYADIEKAAAALDAPGMDGISLATDPGDAFTQQSFEYVALANGCDLVAPSDGVALDSPECRRAFSFYGDLVTQYSASGAQTVDSTRATYFAGRSAMIVWSSFLLDELAGLRADALPSCPRCQDDPRWLADNSGVVAAVQGPDGAAPAQFGEVTSWAVTTTAHEESSRAFVEHMLGEGYADWFGMAPEGKFPARNGTPEDPDRFQRAWDESEAGVDTRAPLSEVFPQEVLDQQRNGLTRMRRWGITEGRGALIGATMGELPVPRAISAMAGGQISADEAAEQAHEDVTAIQTSLQ